A region of the Apium graveolens cultivar Ventura chromosome 6, ASM990537v1, whole genome shotgun sequence genome:
TCATATACCTAAAGacagagtttgaaatgaaagatcttggaaggaaAAAATATTATCTTGGGAAACAAGTCGAGCACTTGTCAACAGGAATTTTCCTCCACCAATCCACATATACATAAAAGGTTTTGAACAgattttacatggataaatctcATCCATTGATTACTCAAATGGTGGTTAGATCTTTAGAGCCTGATAAAGATCCATTTCGTCCAcgagaagatgatgaagatgtTCTTGGTCCTGAAATTCCATATCTAGGTGCAATTGGTGCACTTATGTATCTTGAAAATAATACAATGTCGGATATTGCATTTGCTGTGAATTTATTGTCTAGATTTAGCTCTGCTCCGATGGACAGATTTTGGAATGGGATCAAACATATATTTCGTTATCTTCGTGGAACAACAGACTTTGGATTATTCTTCCCGAAAAACTCGACATCTCAGTTGATTGGATATGTAGACGCTGGATATttgtcagatcctcattttggTAAATCACAAACTGGATATGTATTTACATATTGCGGTACAGCCATTTCCTGGAAATCTACGAAGCAAACTACAGTAACAACCTCAACAAATCACTCAGAACTTATTGTAATTCATAAAGCCAGTAGAAAATGTGTTTCGTTGCCATCTATCATCAAGAATATTCGGGAATCATGTGGATTACCAGACATCACTAGAAATCCTACCATTATGTTTGAGGATAACACTGCATGCATTGATCAATTCAGGGAAGGATATATCAAAGGAGATAGGACGAAGCACAGTTCACTaaaattcttctacactcatgaGTTTCAAAAGAATGGTGAAATTGATGTACAACAAATTCGGTCATATGACAACCTTGCTGATTTATTCACGAAATCATTACAGAATTCAACATTTGGGAAGTTACGACATAACATTGGAATGCGTCGACTCAAGGATTTGTTACAACAAAACTTCAGAGAATGATTTATTTTTCCAAGGTGAgattgtactctttttccttcatcaaaatttttATCTCATTGGGTTTTTCTTTGACAAGATTTTAATGAGGCAGTCTATGATTCATTTGAAAATAACAATCAAAGGGGAGTGTTGTAAATTGATTGTTATTGTCAAATATTAAATAGTAAGGCTAGGCTTATGTTTGAAAATTTTTTACATTGCATTAAATTCATTTGTTCCTTATTTTGGCTATAAATAGTTTTCTTCGGAATGAAGTAAGACACGCCTCAAGTAATTATATTTCTTTACTGTTTCGCATTTATCTCTCTGCTCTCTATCTCCATAATTAGTGTTTATAATATAGCAAGTATTTTACAACAATATATAATTTGTTTAAGGCCCAAGGTCACCGACCAGCAATTATACGGTTATACCAAATACATTAATTCCACTTCATCTTCTTACATTAGTAGTTTAGTACTAGGGGCCAGTGGGAGTTGACTATGTAGAAGAAGACTTTGAGTTGGGTCTTCAATCTTTAGTAACTCCTCCTCTTCACCTGCTTCAAATATCTATCTTCCTTCAATGTCTCTGTTTCAACATTATACATCCACAATCTTGTAAGTAAAGTAACTGCAAGTTCACTTGGCTAACAATTTGCATGCAGTCCCAACAAATTGAGATCTCCAATTGTAAGTTCCTCTAATCTTGGTATTTTTGCTTTCACTATTTCGTGGGAAAAGTAGTATTATCTTGGAAGTTTTTATACTTTCTATTATTATGATGAATTCTGCTTTTTATTTTCATTTTGATAACTTGTTGAATGAACTGTTATGCTCTGCAATTAACATTTAAACCCTTTACAATTAGCATGTGGCAATTTTAGATTCTTTTATTGTAAATTGCAAAAACTAGCAACATGTAGAGTAAATCCAACTCAAGAATGATTTGTTCTTTCTGGTTTTTATTGTAGCATGTTTAAATATCCCCCCTTCATGCTGTCTCCCGCATGCCTCTCTTTTTTTCCATACAGAATACAATATATGTTCTATAATTCACTGTTTTGCAACTTGTAAAGCATCAAAATTTTACATAGTTTGCAACATCTTATAAAGTTTTTCGAACCAATGAAAGGCTTTTCGACATATTGCCACTGTAAACCCAGGTTTGACATAAGTATGTTTGGTTTGGCTCTATGCATTCTTTATTTTTATGACTTCTCCTTCATAAGAAGTTGCTATGTTTATCTTTACCAAGAAGACTTTGGTAACTTTGTATATGTATAAACTCCACATTCTATATATTAAACTTGAATGCACGATATTATATGCAAAATGTATTTAAGCTTAATTGGTAAACTTTGGAGCTTATATTCTACATCATATTGATCTTATCTTGCGGAATTGTGATGTGACAAAATTTGGAGTTAGAACTTGGGAAAGGCAATTATATTATTTGCACGTAGCTATTCTAATGAGGATTTACTCATATCAATTTATCCGAGTTTTAACTGTTTAAAATTTGAAACAAGTAATGATCCAGAAAATGTTGCTTAGTCAATATGGACCTGTAACTTTAAGAAAATGAAATCACGGAAGTACTGAAAAACTTGGCAAAAGAAATGAATATTAATTTAGCCTTTTGTTTTCTGAATCATGCTATTCAGTTTGTACTCTCATCTAGCTACTGCTTGATTGTAAATAATTATATTTGTCATGTGTTCTGATTATGCTTGTGCTTTTTAGCACAAACTATAACCAGATTAAAAGGGCCTGTAAGAAAATCAGAACAAACGTAGTATGGCTGAGTCAGTTGACCCCATACCTGAAGCTTGGAAGTCACTATGGGATAAATGGGATCTTCGGGCCTTCATCTTCGTAAGCCTTTTTCTTCAAACAGTATTAATTCTAGTTGCTCCTCTAAGAAAGAGAACATCCCGCAGTTGGGTCATTATGCCACTTTGGTCAGCATACTTGCTTGCCGATTGGGCAGCTAACTTTGCAGTTGGACTCATAGCCAGCAGCAATGGTGACTCAAACTCGAAAGGCAAAAAGTCTACAGATGCTGACCTTTTGGCCTTCTGGGCTCCATTTCTTTTAGTACACCTTGGTGGTCCAGACACCATAACTGCTTTTGCTCTCGAGGATAATGAGTTGTGGCTCAGGCATTTATTTGGCTTATTATTCCAATGTATGGCCGTAGTTTATGTTTTCATACAAGCCCTTCCAGTTAGAGAAAATCTATGGATCCCAACATTGCTCACGTTTTTAGCTGGGGTCATCAAGTATGCTGAGCGCACTCGTTCTCTATATCTTGCAAGTGCTAGTAGCTTCCGCGATTCAATGCTTACAGAACCAGATCCTGGGCCAAACTATGCTAAGCTCATGGATGAGTACTTCTCGAAGAAAATGGCCAGACTTCCAACAAGGATAGAAATGCTTCCTGAGCCAGATAGAGTTGTTAAGGCTGCCAATACTTTTAAGCCCTGCCCATTGACAAATTTGCAAGTGGTGCAGTATGCTTATCGCTATTTTGAGACATTTAAAGGACTTGTAGTTGATCTTATATTTAGCTTTCGTGAACGTAACCAGAGTCGAGACTTCTTCCTTGCAAGAACAGCTGAAGATGCATTCAGAGTAGTAGAAGTGGAGCTGAATTTTCTCTATGAAGTTCTCTTTACCAAGCTCCCAGTAGTACACGATGGGCTAGGATACTGCTGCAGGTGTTTTTCCACCATTGCAGTCATCATGTCCTTGGTACTTTTCTACCACACAGATAAGGAGAAATTTGAAGGGTTTGATGTTGGAGTTACTTACACTTTGCTGATAGGAGCAATTACGTTGGACGTGATTGCATTTATAATGCTTTTTTACTCGGACTGGACCGTTGTTGCACTTCAGAAGTCACCAGATCAAGACACTTCAAGTACCAAATCCAGATCCAGTCAGGTCCTTAGCTGGTTTCTGGAAATAAAGACTAAAAGATTTAAGCTGAATTCTTTACCTATCCTTTCCCGCAGGTGGGGTGAAACTATGTCAACATACAACTTGTTTTGTTATTGCCTAAACAGACGTCCCAGAAACAGAACACTTCTTTATGAATATGTGGGACTTACTACCTTCTTGGATGAAATTTGGTATGTCGAACGCATAAGGTTCTACCCTACTTTAAGAGACTTTATTTTTGAAGAGCTAAAAGGAAAGTCTCAGATGGCAGATGATTTAGATACTGCTAGAGAAATATGTTCAGCTAAAGGTGAATGGGTGCTTCGGATAGAAGATTACGGTCGTAAAGAATTACTTCCATTCGTTGTAGATGTTGACTACGATGAAAGCCTTCTTTTGTGGCACATCGCTACTGACCTCTGCTACCATGATGAAAAAGATGAGCCACTAAATAAGGATTACCGCAACATTGCCAAGCACATTTCAGACTACATGATTTATCTTCTTGTTATGCAGCCCAACATGATGGCTGCAGTTTCAGGCATCGGGCTAATAAGGTTCCGAGATACATGTGCTGAGGCTACAAAGTTTTTTAAAAATAGTAATGTAAAACTCAGAAAGTCTTGGTTTAGTTCTTGTTGTGGAGGAAATGTAGATCAAGAAGTGTTGCAGCAGGCCTCTGAATGTATTCTTGCTGTCAATACGGAAGTACCACCAATTACTGTAAAGGGAGATA
Encoded here:
- the LOC141663628 gene encoding uncharacterized protein LOC141663628 — protein: MAESVDPIPEAWKSLWDKWDLRAFIFVSLFLQTVLILVAPLRKRTSRSWVIMPLWSAYLLADWAANFAVGLIASSNGDSNSKGKKSTDADLLAFWAPFLLVHLGGPDTITAFALEDNELWLRHLFGLLFQCMAVVYVFIQALPVRENLWIPTLLTFLAGVIKYAERTRSLYLASASSFRDSMLTEPDPGPNYAKLMDEYFSKKMARLPTRIEMLPEPDRVVKAANTFKPCPLTNLQVVQYAYRYFETFKGLVVDLIFSFRERNQSRDFFLARTAEDAFRVVEVELNFLYEVLFTKLPVVHDGLGYCCRCFSTIAVIMSLVLFYHTDKEKFEGFDVGVTYTLLIGAITLDVIAFIMLFYSDWTVVALQKSPDQDTSSTKSRSSQVLSWFLEIKTKRFKLNSLPILSRRWGETMSTYNLFCYCLNRRPRNRTLLYEYVGLTTFLDEIWYVERIRFYPTLRDFIFEELKGKSQMADDLDTAREICSAKGEWVLRIEDYGRKELLPFVVDVDYDESLLLWHIATDLCYHDEKDEPLNKDYRNIAKHISDYMIYLLVMQPNMMAAVSGIGLIRFRDTCAEATKFFKNSNVKLRKSWFSSCCGGNVDQEVLQQASECILAVNTEVPPITVKGDRSKSVLFDAAILAHRLKELPQKYINNEKVDKWYIISKVWIELLSFAATHIRSDSHAQQLSRGGNLITIVWLLMAHFGLGDQFQINEGHARAKLIVGK